The genomic interval GTTCTGAAGCAGGCCAAGGGCTTCTACGGCCGCCGCAAGAACACCATCCGTACCGCAAAGGCTGCCGTCGATCGCGCCAAGCAGTACGCTTACCGCGACCGCAAGGTCAACAAGCGCAACTTCCGCGCCCTCTGGATCCAGCGCATCAACGCCGCTGTCCGCGAATTCGGCCTGACCTACGGCCGCTTCATCGACGGCCTGAACAAGGCCGGCATCGAGGTCGACCGCAAGGTTCTCTCCGATATGGCAATCCACGAGCCGGAAGCATTCGGCGCGCTGGTTGCTGCCGCCAAGAAGGCCCTTGAATATCTCAAGGACACCGGCACGGCGAACGAGTTTGAAGGCGCGGTTCGGTAACCAGCGCTTCCCAAGCTTGACGCTTTTTTGAATTTTGGGAAACCCGCGCTGGTTTGGGCTGGCGCGGGTTTTTCTTTCTCTGTACTCCTTGCGCCGGCCTCTCCAGCCTGCCTTTCGAACGCCGCCTGATCTGGACGGAAAGAAGACAATGTCAGATATCGACCAGCTTAAATCTTCCTTGCTTGCCGAAATTTCCGCCGCTGGTGATGAGCCCGCGCTCGAGGCCGTGCGCGTGTCCGCCCTCGGCAAGAAGGGCTCGGTCTCCGAGCTCTTGAAGACGCTCGGCGCCATGACGCCGGAGGAACGCCAGACCCGGGGCGCGGCGATCAACGCCTTGAAGAACGAGGTGACGGACGCCATCACCGAGCGCAAATCGGTGCTGAAGATGGCGGCGGTCAATGCCCGTCTTAAGGCCGAGACGGTCGATGTCAGCCTGCCGGTGCGCTCCTCGCCCGCCGAGCGCGGCCGCATCCATCCAATCAGCCAGATCGTCGACGAGATCACCGCGATCTTCGCCGACATGGGCTTCTCGATCGCCGAAGGTCCCGATATCGAGACCGACTACTACAATTTCACGGCACTGAATTTCCCGGAAGGCCATCCGGCCCGCGAGATGCACGACACCTTCTTCTTCAATCCGGATGAGAATGGTGAGCGCAAAGTGCTGCGCACGCACACCTCGCCGGTGCAGGTGCGGACGATGGAGACACAGAAGCCGCCGATCCGCATCATCATCCCCGGCAAGACCTACCGCCAGGACTCTGATGCCACGCATTCGCCGATGTTCCATCAGGTCGAAGGCCTCGTCATCGATAAGAAGGCCAATGTCGCCAGCATCCGTTGGGTGCTGGAAGAATTCTGCAAGACCTTCTTCGAGGTCGATAGCGTGACGATGCGTTTCCGCCCGTCCTTCTTCCCCTTCACGGAGCCCTCGTTCGAGGTCGATATCCAGTGCGACCGCTCCGGCCCAATCGTCAAGTTCGGCGAAGGCACCGACTGGATGGAGATCCTCGGCTGCGGCATGGTCCACCCGAACGTGCTGCGCTATGGCGGGCTCGATCCGGATGAATATCAGGGTTTTGCCTGGGGCATGGGCCTCGATCGCATCGCCATGCTGAAATACGGCATGCCCGACCTGCGCGACTTCTTCAATGCCGACGTCCGCTGGATGACGCATTACGGCTTCCGCCCGCTCGACATGCCGACGCTGTTCGGCGGCTTGAGCGCTTGAACGGAGAATTGGGACGATGAAATTCACGCTCTCCTGGCTGAAAGAGCATCTCGAAACGGATGCCACGCTGGATGAAATCTGCGCCCGTCTCACCGAGATCGGGTTGGAAGTCGAGGATGTCGACGACAAGGCGGCGTTCAAGCCCTTCGTCATCGCCAAGGTTCTTACGGCGGAAAAACATCCGCAGGCCGATCGCCTGAAAGTGCTGATGGTCGATACCGGATCCGGCGCGCCGGTTCAGGTCGTCTGCGGCGCTCCGAATGCGCGCGCCGGCCTCGTCGGCGCCTTCGCCGCTCCTGGAACCTACGTTCCCGGCATCGAGGTGACGCTTGCCGTCGGCAATATCCGTGGCGTCGAAAGCCGCGGCATGATGTGCTCCGAAAAGGAGCTGCAGATCTCCGACAATCATGACGGCATCATCGATCTGCCGGAGGATGCGCCGGTCGGTCAGAGCTATGCCAGCTACGCCCGTCTCGACGACCCCGTCATCGAGATCAACCTGACGCCGAACCGGCCGGACTGCACCTCGATCCACGGCATCGCCCGCGATCTTGCCGCCTCCGGTCTCGGCACGCTGAAGACGCGCCCCGCGCCGTCCTTCGCCGTTGAAGGCGAGACGCCGGTCAAGCTGACGATCGATCTCGA from Rhizobium lentis carries:
- the rplT gene encoding 50S ribosomal protein L20; the encoded protein is MARVKRGVAAHAKHKKVLKQAKGFYGRRKNTIRTAKAAVDRAKQYAYRDRKVNKRNFRALWIQRINAAVREFGLTYGRFIDGLNKAGIEVDRKVLSDMAIHEPEAFGALVAAAKKALEYLKDTGTANEFEGAVR
- the pheS gene encoding phenylalanine--tRNA ligase subunit alpha produces the protein MSDIDQLKSSLLAEISAAGDEPALEAVRVSALGKKGSVSELLKTLGAMTPEERQTRGAAINALKNEVTDAITERKSVLKMAAVNARLKAETVDVSLPVRSSPAERGRIHPISQIVDEITAIFADMGFSIAEGPDIETDYYNFTALNFPEGHPAREMHDTFFFNPDENGERKVLRTHTSPVQVRTMETQKPPIRIIIPGKTYRQDSDATHSPMFHQVEGLVIDKKANVASIRWVLEEFCKTFFEVDSVTMRFRPSFFPFTEPSFEVDIQCDRSGPIVKFGEGTDWMEILGCGMVHPNVLRYGGLDPDEYQGFAWGMGLDRIAMLKYGMPDLRDFFNADVRWMTHYGFRPLDMPTLFGGLSA